In Zingiber officinale cultivar Zhangliang chromosome 6A, Zo_v1.1, whole genome shotgun sequence, a single genomic region encodes these proteins:
- the LOC121998480 gene encoding uncharacterized protein LOC121998480 — protein sequence MLKREALRSCFSLFRFLRSDRSPSMALNKPLLCAHSCGFSQMRVAKETRKHEGKFLVRMDIGSTGCPCNGLSLISSLEHHSGVPRRADDKNLKWNVLAPHRQVNRDSEAILSEDLRLKLVNGDGSCKHVNHFGFLGLSGGEKMIVAVDVDEVLGSFLSVLNKFIADRYSSNHSVAEYHVYEFFKVWKCSRAEADIRVHEFFKTSYFKSGIRPIPGAQHALHNLSTFCNLSVVTSRQNAIKDHTVGWIEEHYPGLFQEIYFGNHFALDGVSRPKSDICRSLGAHVLIDDNPKYAIECAEIGMRVLLFDYDNSYPWCKSDSAISHPLVTKVHNWQEVELQLLSWVPR from the exons ATGTTAAAGAGAGAAGCTCTGCGGTCGTGCTTTTCTCTGTTTAGATTCCTTCGAAGTGATCGTTCTCCTTCGATGGCTTTGAATAAGCCTCTCCTGTGTGCTCATTCCTGTGGGTTCAGCCAGATGAGGGTAGCTAAAGAGACAAGAAAACACGAAGGGAAGTTTTTGGTTCGCATGGACATTGGTTCCACCGGTTGTCCCTGCAATGGATTGAGCTTGATCAGCAGCTTGGAGCACCACAGTGGTGTTCCTAGGAGAGcagatgataaaaatttgaagtGGAATGTTTTGGCACCCCATCGCCAAGTTAATCGTGATTCTGAAGCCATTCTATCAGAGGATTTGAGGTTGAAGTTGGTGAATGGAGATggatcatgtaaacatgtaaatCATTTTGGATTTCTGGGCCTTTCAGGTGGTGAGAAGATGATTGTCGCTGTTGATGTTGATGAAG TCTTGGGAAGCTTTCTTTCAGTTTTGAACAAATTTATTGCGGATCGCTACTCCTCAAATCATTCCGTTGCAGAGTACCATGTCTACGAGTTTTTCAAG GTCTGGAAATGTTCTCGAGCTGAAG CTGATATCCGTGTCCATGAGTTCTTCAAAACTTCTTACTTCAAATCTGGCATTCGTCCAATCCCTGGTGCACAGCATGCTCTCCATAATCTGTCTACTTTTTGCAACCTATCTGTGGTAAC TTCTCGTCAGAATGCTATTAAGGATCACACAGTTGGATGGATAGAAGAGCATTATCCAGGCTTGTTTCAGGAAATTTACTTTGGCAATCATTTTGCTCTAGACGGAGTATCAAGGCCAAAGTCTGATATTTGCAG ATCTCTGGGAGCACATGTCCTCATCGACGACAATCCAAAATATGCTATAGAATGTGCAGAAATTGGCATGAGAGTACTACTCTTTGATTACGACAACTCGTATCCTTGGTGCAAGTCAGATTCAGCAATCTCACATCCTTTGGTGACAAAGGTTCACAATTGGCAGGAGGTAGAGTTACAGCTGCTCTCATGGGTACCAAGATAG
- the LOC121998482 gene encoding pectinesterase inhibitor 28-like, with translation MAASLPPPSPPLPLLLFFVFAVASSFAVVVHSHRDAPSPAAGSLIASTCNRTLYYDVCVASLSSRPRSRRADLQELAAIALEFSLAHAKATVALAKNLSRRRDASGGEGHTYAAWCLRDCVEEYKEAVDVLRQSSAALRRGSYYDVNDLVSSAMTYSDTCESAYADKPGLQSPFAERSQYFFKLCSVAIAIANLLP, from the coding sequence ATGGcggcttctcttcctcctccttcaccGCCGTTGCCTCTCCTCTTGTTCTTCGTATTCGCTGTCGCATCTTCATTTGCTGTCGTCGTCCACTCCCACCGCGACGCACCTTCCCCCGCCGCCGGCAGCCTCATCGCCTCCACCTGCAACCGCACGCTCTACTACGACGTCTGTGTCGCCTCCCTCTCCTCCCGCCCCAGAAGCCGCCGCGCTGACCTTCAGGAACTCGCCGCCATCGCCCTCGAATTCAGCCTCGCACACGCCAAGGCCACCGTCGCCCTCGCCAAGAACCTCTCCAGGCGCCGCGACGCCAGCGGCGGAGAAGGCCACACCTACGCCGCCTGGTGCCTGAGAGACTGCGTCGAGGAGTACAAGGAGGCCGTGGACGTGCTCCGGCAGTCCTCCGCCGCACTTCGCCGCGGATCCTACTACGACGTAAACGACCTCGTCTCCAGCGCCATGACCTACTCCGACACTTGCGAGAGCGCCTACGCCGACAAGCCCGGGCTGCAGTCGCCCTTCGCGGAGAGGAGCCAGTACTTCTTCAAGCTCTGTAGCGTCGCCATTGCCATCGCCAATCTCCTTCCATGA
- the LOC121998483 gene encoding GMP synthase [glutamine-hydrolyzing]-like — MDPAVKSNASNGNGVARGTSNLVLILDYGSQYTHLITRRIRQLSVLSLCVSGTNSLDSISKLNPSVVILSGGPHSVHSPGAPSFPGGFLEYAEENGVFVLGICYGMQLIVQKLGGVVDVGEKQEYGKMEIVVEGECGLYGAEAAGGHQVVWMSHGDEAVNLPEGFTVVARSLQGSVAAIENRSRRLYGLQCHPEVTHSPQGMETLRHFLLDVCGISADWKMQDVLEEEVKVIKGMVGPDEHVICALSGGVDSTVAATLVHKAIGDRLHCVFVDNGLLRYKERERVMSTFESELHLPVTCVDASEQFLNKLKGVKDPEIKRKIIGHEFICIFDEFAIELEKKLGKKPTFLVQGTLYPDVIESCPPPGSGMTHSHTIKSHHNVGGLPKDMKLKLIEPLKFLFKDEVRKLGRILNVPESFLKRHPFPGPGLAVRVLGDVTEGNALEILRQVDEIFIQSIKEAGLYDSIWQAFAVFLPVQSVGVQGDQRTHSHVVVLRAITSEDGMTADWYYFDHKFLIDVVRKICNNVRGVNRVCQDITSKPPATVEWE, encoded by the exons ATGGACCCTGCCGTCAAATCCAACGCCTCCAACGGCAACGGCGTAGCGCGCGGCACCTCCAATCTCGTCCTCATCCTCGACTATGGCTCCCAGTACACCCACCTCATCACCCGCCGAATCCGGCAGCTCTCCGTCCTCTCCCTCTGCGTCTCCGGAACCAACTCCCTCGACTCCATCTCTAAGCTCAACCCCAGCGTCGTAATACTCTCCGGCGGGCCCCATTCGGTCCACTCTCCCGGTGCTCCCTCGTTTCCCGGCGGCTTCCTCGAGTACGCCGAGGAGAACGGCGTCTTCGTGCTCGGCATCTGCTACGGGATGCAGCTAATCGTGCAGAAGCTGGGAGGAGTCGTCGACGTCGGGGAGAAGCAGGAGTATGGGAAGATGGAGATCGTCGTGGAGGGTGAGTGCGGGCTTTATGGGGCGGAGGCCGCTGGCGGGCATCAGGTTGTGTGGATGAGCCACGGAGATGAGGCGGTGAATCTGCCTGAGGGTTTCACGGTGGTCGCCAGGAGTCTGCAGGGATCAGTGGCCGCCATTGAGAACAGATCAAGAAGGCTCTATGGTCTCCAGTGCCATCCAGAG GTCACACATTCTCCTCAAGGAATGGAGACACTCCGACATTTTCTCTTGGACGTTTGTGGGATATCTGCTGATTGGAAGATGCAAGACGTACTCGAAGAAGAAGTTAAGGTTATCAAAGGTATGGTAGGGCCTGATGAGCATGTGATTTGTGCATTATCTGGAGGAGTTGATTCCACTGTTGCTGCCACTCTTGTTCACAAGGCAATCGGAGATAGGCTTCATTGCGTCTTTGTCGACAATGGCTTATTGAG GTACAAGGAAAGGGAAAGAGTCATGTCGACCTTTGAAAGCGAGCTGCATTTACCAGTTACTTGTGTAGATGCTTCTGAGCAGTTTCTGAATAAGCTAAAAGGTGTTAAAGACCCCGAGATAAAGAGAAAAATTATCGGTCACGAGTTCATATGcatttttgatgaatttgctaTAGAACTAGAGAAAAAATTGGGGAAAAAACCTACTTTCTTGGTCCAGGGGACTCTCTATCCGGATGTAATAGAGTCTTGTCCACCTCCCGGAAGTGGAATGACTCACTCTCACACAATCAAGAGCCATCACAATGTCGGAGGGCTTCCGAAGGACATGAAGCTAAAGCTTATTGAACCACTAAAGTTCTTGTTTAAAGATGAG GTACGAAAACTCGGACGCATTTTGAATGTTCCTGAATCATTTCTAAAGAGACACCCATTCCCTGGACCTGGCCTCGCTGTCCGAGTGCTTGGCGATGTAACTGAAGGAAATGCTTTGGAGATTCTTCGGCAG GTGGATGAGATTTTTATCCAGTCAATCAAAGAAGCTGGCCTCTATGATTCCATATGGCAAGCTTTTGCTGTTTTTCTCCCAGTGCAATCAGTGGGTGTCCAAGGAGATCAAAGGACACATTCTCATGTCGTGGTACTTCGGGCAATTACAAGTGAGGATGGAATGACCGCAGACTG GTATTACTTCGATCATAAATTCCTCATCGACGTGGTTCGAAAGATATGCAACAATGTCCGTGGCGTCAATCGAGTGTGTCAAGACATAACATCGAAACCACCTGCTactgtggaatgggaatga